In one window of Henckelia pumila isolate YLH828 chromosome 1, ASM3356847v2, whole genome shotgun sequence DNA:
- the LOC140874915 gene encoding ER membrane protein complex subunit 7 homolog → MAARPPVIFLSLLLLFLPCALATAEKNGEGFGINGKVRFPGFSATGFGLPAKLSNVRVILNGGQKVTFLRPDGYFSFHNVPAGTHLVEVAAIGYFFSPVRVDVSARNPGKVQAALTETRKALTELVLEPLQEEQYYEVREPFSVMSILKSPMGLMVGFMVIVMFVMPKLVDPEELKRAQEEMGNQGVPSLANLLSGGQQRNN, encoded by the exons ATGGCCGCGCGTCCGCCGGTGATCTTTTTGTCGCTGCTCTTACTCTTTTTGCCTTGTGCACTCGCGACCGCTGAAAA GAATGGCGAGGGATTCGGCATCAACGGTAAAGTTAGATTTCCAG GATTTAGTGCCACAGGATTTGGTCTCCCGGCGAAACTTTCAAATGTCAGAGTCATACTAAATGGCGGACAAAAAGTTACTTTTTTGAGGCCAGATGGATATTTTTCCTT CCATAATGTGCCGGCAGGTACTCATCTTGTTGAAGTGGCTGCAATAGGCTATTTCTTCTCTCCG GTCCGAGTTGATGTCAGTGCCAGGAATCCTGGTAAGGTCCAGGCAGCTTTGACGGAGACAAGAAAAGCATTGACAGAGCTTGTTTTGGAGCCACTGCAAGAGGAACAGTATTATGAG GTAAGAGAACCATTTTCTGTAATGTCCATCTTAAAAAGCCCCATGGGTTTGATGGTTGGATTTATGGTGATTGTGATGTTTGTGATGCCCAAACTTGTTG ATCCTGAAGAACTTAAACGAGCCCAAGAAGAAATGGGTAACCAGGGTGTTCCCTCTCTTGCAAACCTTTTGTCCGGTGGACAGCAAAGGAACAATTAG
- the LOC140873048 gene encoding uncharacterized protein has product MESCSGGNSNFSFIGSCQYLKGLYLISIPNGATLMELFQNLGQKCPNINPEMTTLLFTAPHKKMEVTLIDNDDVRNKINLHMCMKLNIIEMRAERKTDQSHRSTNVGRVQTEDETHSTSGTHLEVCSMSNSIDSWHQCIRGVGQTFKDAANFQNCVKKYAIAIRRSFSYVKNDSQKIIVVCTDANCSWRIYASKYQSDNAFGIRNCNLTHSCGDDNLRTRGHPKADSSWVSNLVKDKLRGEPSYRPITMIKDIQRDFGVEIKYHKVWTGKEMAMNEIHGTEKGSYDKLRWYCHAVKETNPGSYAEYEIDTMTNRFDRLFICFHACLVGFVCGCRPLIFLDGTHIKNKYKGSILVAVAKDANDDLFTLEYAVVDAENDCNWHWHPGLIKAIQYVFPGSHHAYCLRHLVDNFVKQVLRRYPLHNKNKWSSVLKKAAYASSRHEFFELIKSITESMPIAQEFLVNSSPDNWANALFTGNRWGVINNNIAENWNSWVKPARHLPIVAMVDNIRIQIMTMMHERREKSLVMDKDLTPRKEKDVSLAYSQSRSLKVHRSCGLKFEVIDGDKTLAVDLSSWTCSCRGWQIYKLPCKHACACIESKSLSVYDFCDKYFTIGAYRESYKCVINPIPTFDMYEGYNDEGESICAPIVRSQPGRRRTMRIPSQVEHRLTKCGRCKKQGHNRRTCKEAFE; this is encoded by the exons ATGGAGTCCTGTTCTGGAGGAAATTCTAATTTTTCCTTTATTGGTAGTTGTCAGTACCTTAAAGGCCTTTATCTAATTTCAATTCCTAATGGTGCTACGCTGATGGAGTTGTTCCAGAATCTCGGACAAAAATGTCCGAATATTAACCCTGAAATGACGACGTTGCTTTTCACAGCCCCTCACAAGAAGATGGAAGTCACTTTGATTGACAATGATGATGTGCGTAACAAGATAAATCTTCATATGTGTATGAAGTTGAATATCATTGAAATGAGAGCAGAAAGAAAGACTGATCAAAGTCACCGTAGCACAAACGTTGGCAG GGTTCAAACTGAAGATGAGACACATTCGACAAGTGGCACCCATCTCGAAGTTTGCAGTATGAGTAATTCTATTGATTCGTGGCATCAGTGCATACGTGGCGTTGGTCAAACATTTAAAGATGCAGCTAATTTCCAAAATTGTGTTAAAAAATATGCCATTGCTATCAGACGTTCATTTTCCTATGTGAAAAATGATAGTCAGAAGATCATTGTTGTGTGTACTGATGCAAATTGTTCATGGAGAATATATGCATCTAAATATCAATCAGATAATGCATTTGGCATTAGAAATTGTAATTTAACTCATAGTTGTGGTGATGACAATTTAAGAACCAGAGGACATCCTAAAGCCGATTCCTCTTGGGTAAGTAACTTGGTGAAAGATAAGTTGAGGGGAGAGCCATCATATCGTCCAATTACAATGATTAAGGACATACAAAGAGATTTTGGAGTGGAAATTAAATACCACAAAGTTTGGACGGGCAAAGAAATGGCAATGAATGAAATTCATGGAACTGAGAAGGGGTCATATGATAAGTTGCGATGGTATTGTCACGCCGTTAAAGAAACCAATCCTGGAAGCTATGCTGAATATGAGATTGATACGATGACAAATAGATTTGATCGGCTGTTCATATGTTTTCACGCTTGCCTTGTTGGTTTCGTTTGTGGCTGTAGGCCATTAATATTTTTAGATGGAACCCACATCAAGAACAAGTACAAAGGAAGTATTCTAGTAGCTGTTGCAAAGGACGCAAATGATGATCTTTTCACCTTGGAATATGCAGTTGTGGATGCAGAGAATGACTGTAACTGGCACTG GCATCCTGGTTTGATTAAGGCTATTCAATATGTGTTCCCTGGTAGTCATCATGCATATTGCTTAAGACATTTAGTAGACAATTTTGTGAAACAG GTATTGCGGAGGTACCCACTCCATAATAAGAACAAATGGTCATCTGTATTGAAAAAAGCGGCATATGCCTCATCACGACATGAGTTTTTTGAGCTTATAAAATCTATAACCGAGTCAATGCCAATTGCACAAGAGTTTCTTGTAAATTCTTCACCTGATAATTGGGCAAATGCTCTATTTACGGGTAACCGATGGGGTGTGATTAACAACAATATTGCTGAAAATTGGAATAGTTGGGTGAAACCTGCGCGCCACCTACCAATTGTGGCAATGGTAGACAATATACGCATCCAAATTATGACAATGATGCACGAAAGAAGAGAAAAATCTTTGGTGATGGATAAAGATTTAACCCCTAGAAAAGAAAAGGATGTTTCACTTGCTTATTCTCAGTCCCGCAGCTTGAAGGTCCATAGGTCATGTGGATTGAAATTTGAGGTTATAGATGGGGATAAAACTTTGGCAGTTGATTTGAGTTCATGGACGTGTTCATGTCGAGGTTGGCAAATCTATAAACTTCCTTGCAAGCATGCATGTGCTTGCATAGAATCAAAGTCGTTGTCGGTTTATGATTTTTGTGACAAATATTTTACGATCGGAGCTTATCGTGAAAGTTATAAATGTGTCATCAATCCTATACCAACATTTGATATGTATGAAGGTTATAATGATGAAGGTGAATCAATTTGTGCTCCTATCGTGCGTAGTCAACCAGGTCGTAGACGAACTATGAGGATCCCTTCTCAAGTTGAACATCGTCTGACAAAGTGTGGAAGGTGTAAAAAGCAAGGGCATAACAGACGTACCTGCAAAGAAGCCTTTGAATGA
- the LOC140873080 gene encoding uncharacterized protein, whose product MADANGVNEEINQLITAAVERAMAARAETNPPPPPPGQNAQLEEIRKLKEEMELLKKKKSGYLATPVRNIPFSPEILESELPKNFKFPHIGEYDGKGDPDEHLSRFENAALLHRYSDPIKCRVFLNTLIGPAQQWFNLLRQGDIKEFKDFSKAFLHHFASSKKHPTTTLSLFAIKQQCQEDLRVYVRRFSALALEVPTATTDLLISAFTQGLSTGDFLKSLIKKPPSTYDEVLARAKKYVNLEEVQFSRMNNGMDKPPSPKNARAPNTPRRMGPSPRPELLGQFTSFTPLRMGKTQAMRICEEKRLLQRPPWSEQGPRRPKSDKYCDFHNEYGHNTNDCRQLEQEIERIIQQEPGMRDRLARQKEGYPSNKRSLEGPDHYAPRPRPGPPQGNFQRPNQNQPGNNQGPLPPTKGAINMISGGPTDGDSNRARKTSSRKLSNMEIADQVVRTGPTISFGPGDLKGLSDTTHNDALVIRALVANYDVAQIFVDSGSSVNVLFQETINQMDLGEYKVEPVVTSLFGFTGHAIRPTRLINLPLTLG is encoded by the coding sequence ATGGCTGATGCAAATGGAGTCAACGAAGAAATAAATCAACTTATCACCGCTGCTGTCGAAAGAGCTATGGCTGCAAGGGCGGAAACCAATCCCCCTCCCCCACCACCAGGTCAGAACGCGCAGTTAGAGGAAATCAGGAAACTGAAGGAGGAGATGGAGCtcttgaagaagaaaaaatCCGGATACCTAGCCACGCCAGTGCGGAATATTCCCTTCTCTCCTGAAATATTGGAGTCCGAACTCCCCAAAAACTTTAAATTTCCGCATATTGGGGAATATGATGGGAAAGGGGACCCGGATGAGCATCTGTCCCGTTTTGAGAATGCGGCGTTGTTGCACAGATATTCTGACCCGATCAAGTGTCGGGTCTTTCTCAATACTTTGATAGGACCGGCTCAACAATGGTTCAACTTATTACGCCAAGGAGATATCAAGGAGTTCAAGGATTTCAGCAAGGCCTTCCTACACCACTTTGCTAGTAGCAAAAAACACCCTACGACTACTCTTAGTCTTTTTGCTATCAAACAGCAATGTCAAGAAGATTTGCGAGTATATGTTCGTCGATTTAGTGCCTTGGCCCTGGAAGTACCTACTGCCACCACTGACCTGCTTATCAGTGCCTTTACCCAAGGACTTTCTACAGGGGATTTTCTTAAATCCCTGATCAAAAAACCGCCATCTACTTACGATGAAGTGCTTGCTCGGGCCAAAAAATATGTGAATCTAGAGGAGGTACAATTTTCCCGTATGAATAATGGGATGGACAAGCCACCAAGTCCGAAGAACGCCCGGGCCCCTAACACACCTCGGAGGATGGGACCATCTCCCCGACCCGAGCTGCTTGGGCAATTCACTTCTTTCACTCCTCTAAGGATGGGTAAAACTCAGGCTATGCgaatatgtgaagaaaaaaGACTTCTACAAAGACCTCCATGGAGCGAGCAGGGGCCCCGTAGACCAAAGTCTGACAAGTATTGTGACTTTCACAATGAGTATGGGCACAATACTAATGATTGTCGTCAACTGGAGCAGGAAATTGAAAGAATAATACAACAGGAGCCAGGGATGAGGGATAGGTTGGCACGACAAAAAGAAGGATATCCCTCGAATAAAAGGAGTCTCGAAGGTCCTGATCATTACGCACCAAGACCCCGACCTGGTCCACCCCAGGGAAATTTCCAACGCCCGAACCAGAATCAGCCCGGGAATAACCAAGGACCACTCCCTCCCACAAAAGGTGCTATCAACATGATATCTGGGGGACCGACTGATGGAGATTCCAATAGGGCAAGGAAGACAAGTAGTCGGAAACTGAGCAACATGGAGATAGCTGACCAGGTGGTTAGAACAGGCCCGACCATTTCCTTTGGCCCGGGTGATTTGAAAGGTTTGTCGGATACTACTCATAATGATGCATTGGTTATTCGAGCTCTGGTCGCTAATTATGACGTAGCCCAAATTTTTGTGGATTCGGGAAGCTCGGTCAATGTACTGTTCCAAGAAACCATAAACCAGATGGATTTGGGGGAATATAAGGTAGAGCCGGTGGTGACGTCGTTGTTCGGGTTCACGGGTCATGCCATCCGACCTACTAGATTGATCAATTTGCCGCTCACTTTGGGCTAG